A section of the Metabacillus endolithicus genome encodes:
- the clpP gene encoding ATP-dependent Clp endopeptidase proteolytic subunit ClpP — MNVTPYVIEQSNRGERSYDIYSRLLKDRIIMVGDEITDGLANSVVAQLLFLAAEDPDKDISMYINSPGGSVTAGFAIFDTMQYIKPEIRTICMGMAASFGANLLLAGTKGKRYALPNSEIMIHQPLGGARGQATDIEISAKRIISLREHINQIIAERTGQPIEKVAQDTDRDYFMSAEAAKDYGIIDEII, encoded by the coding sequence ATGAATGTGACACCGTATGTTATTGAACAATCTAATCGCGGGGAAAGGTCTTATGATATATACTCACGGTTGTTAAAGGACCGGATTATTATGGTTGGGGATGAAATTACTGACGGGCTTGCGAATAGTGTGGTAGCACAACTATTGTTTCTAGCAGCAGAAGACCCTGACAAGGATATATCGATGTACATTAACAGTCCTGGTGGGTCAGTAACTGCTGGCTTTGCGATATTTGATACGATGCAATACATCAAACCAGAAATTAGAACGATTTGCATGGGGATGGCGGCCTCCTTTGGAGCGAACCTGTTGCTGGCTGGTACAAAAGGAAAACGCTATGCCCTGCCAAACAGTGAGATTATGATTCACCAGCCTTTAGGTGGTGCGAGAGGGCAGGCAACAGATATTGAAATATCCGCCAAACGAATCATCAGCCTACGCGAGCACATTAATCAAATTATCGCAGAACGAACAGGCCAACCGATTGAAAAAGTTGCACAAGATACAGACCGAGATTATTTTATGAGTGCCGAAGCTGCGAAAGATTACGGTATTATTGATGAAATCATTTAG
- a CDS encoding PepSY domain-containing protein, giving the protein MKKKIIAAFGALSVAGVIGFVTFQSGVVNAEPKLSKEDIRNQVTSQYPGTINELEFEREGKVNIYEVEVALEGKEYDLKIHADTGEVLNLEEKAVSQKVVEENKNVATDQKMEETTVSNSNDDQGKKTAEDVDSNKSVTPNQTVISSAEAKKIALNNFEGTIIELELDNEDSHHIYEIEVVNTNRKANIEIDAYTGKVIVMEIETDDHDDD; this is encoded by the coding sequence ATGAAGAAAAAAATAATTGCAGCTTTTGGGGCTTTGTCTGTAGCAGGTGTAATTGGATTCGTGACTTTTCAATCAGGGGTTGTAAATGCAGAACCAAAACTGTCCAAAGAAGATATTCGTAATCAAGTGACTTCCCAATATCCAGGTACAATTAATGAATTAGAATTTGAAAGAGAAGGTAAAGTTAACATTTATGAGGTTGAAGTAGCTTTAGAAGGCAAGGAGTATGATCTAAAGATTCATGCAGACACAGGTGAAGTACTAAATCTTGAAGAAAAGGCTGTTTCCCAAAAGGTAGTAGAAGAAAATAAAAATGTCGCAACTGACCAGAAAATGGAAGAAACCACTGTAAGCAATAGTAACGATGATCAGGGTAAAAAAACTGCAGAAGATGTTGATTCCAATAAGAGTGTAACTCCCAATCAAACTGTCATAAGCAGTGCAGAAGCGAAAAAGATTGCTTTAAATAATTTTGAGGGAACCATCATAGAATTGGAATTAGATAATGAAGACAGTCACCATATCTATGAAATAGAAGTTGTAAACACAAATAGAAAAGCAAATATTGAGATAGATGCATATACCGGTAAGGTAATTGTTATGGAAATTGAAACAGATGATCATGATGATGATTAA
- a CDS encoding SpoIID/LytB domain-containing protein has protein sequence MKLLHLIISSINAYYSASNGGVTENNKNVWGETARVYFPIKKDPYDPIQPWTLTLHKEQLFLKNIDASTLNWWDKLVEKDPSITESMKNRLKKQGYEGDIKILSISNLDISPDQNESNRAKKGSIKIEFLRRLIEGTILYEVVELNETAIDKIRPLIGGSSFKSYLIDSFEEHDRYYVIRGRGFGHGVGMSQWGASIMGDKGYTYRDIIDHYYPGTTIKKIDDIQKDEEKKGETSKSNEGNNGS, from the coding sequence GTGAAATTATTACATTTGATAATAAGTTCCATCAATGCTTATTATTCTGCTAGTAACGGTGGAGTAACTGAAAACAATAAAAATGTATGGGGTGAAACAGCAAGAGTATACTTTCCAATAAAGAAAGACCCTTACGATCCTATTCAACCATGGACACTCACTTTACATAAGGAGCAGCTATTTTTAAAAAATATAGACGCTTCTACGTTGAATTGGTGGGACAAGTTAGTGGAAAAAGATCCTTCTATAACAGAATCCATGAAAAACAGGCTAAAAAAACAAGGTTATGAAGGGGATATAAAAATCTTATCCATTTCGAATCTAGATATATCACCAGATCAAAATGAGTCAAATCGTGCAAAAAAAGGCTCAATCAAAATAGAATTCTTAAGACGTTTGATAGAAGGAACAATTCTGTATGAAGTGGTAGAGCTCAACGAAACCGCCATAGATAAAATAAGACCTCTTATTGGAGGGTCCTCCTTTAAAAGCTACCTTATTGATTCATTCGAAGAACACGATCGATACTATGTTATAAGAGGTAGAGGTTTTGGTCATGGTGTAGGAATGAGTCAATGGGGCGCAAGTATAATGGGCGATAAGGGATACACATATAGAGACATTATTGATCACTATTATCCTGGAACAACGATTAAAAAAATAGATGATATACAAAAGGACGAGGAGAAAAAAGGGGAGACGAGCAAGAGTAATGAAGGCAATAATGGAAGCTGA
- a CDS encoding sigma-70 family RNA polymerase sigma factor has translation MQRSRVHGAENLLKEEDIQNLYPKLRRYCLGLAKNQWDGEELVQNAMMKLWLHYGDQSSIPAALANKMAHNAWIDTIRKHNKECLEAELNEVNSDDLTSIIATRFEIIQLLTTQLTPKQVVMIVLKEGFRYQITEIADIFSTTETAVKSTIHRAKQRLEKQMNQEGSPLIDLYWEQEEREQVEHLLHVSFKEQDPTILIQSIPLLRSLAKDQRPASSLHCTLAHSRPSRTVLMAA, from the coding sequence ATGCAGAGAAGCCGTGTGCACGGTGCAGAGAATTTATTAAAAGAAGAAGACATTCAGAATCTTTATCCTAAGTTGAGAAGATACTGTCTGGGACTAGCAAAGAATCAATGGGATGGCGAGGAATTGGTGCAGAATGCGATGATGAAGCTTTGGCTCCATTATGGGGATCAATCTTCAATTCCAGCAGCTTTAGCGAACAAGATGGCGCATAATGCTTGGATTGATACGATTCGAAAGCACAATAAGGAGTGTTTAGAGGCTGAACTTAATGAAGTGAATTCGGATGATTTGACAAGCATAATCGCGACTCGCTTTGAGATCATTCAACTTTTGACGACCCAATTAACACCGAAGCAAGTCGTTATGATTGTCTTAAAAGAAGGGTTTCGCTATCAAATCACTGAAATTGCAGACATCTTTTCGACAACTGAAACAGCTGTAAAATCAACCATTCATCGAGCCAAACAACGTTTAGAGAAACAGATGAATCAAGAAGGAAGTCCGCTCATTGACCTTTATTGGGAGCAAGAAGAACGTGAGCAAGTGGAACATCTCCTTCATGTCTCGTTTAAAGAACAAGATCCAACGATCCTGATCCAGTCGATACCTTTATTGCGCTCATTAGCAAAAGATCAACGTCCAGCAAGTTCTTTGCACTGCACACTCGCTCATTCTCGTCCTTCACGCACTGTCCTAATGGCGGCATAA
- a CDS encoding GNAT family N-acetyltransferase, with the protein MICLRNVQAADLEQLLLIENEGFSKEEAATKEAFKERIQLIPDAFIVAIQKEEILGYINGPIINQPYITDDLFEKIKENPNKGGYQSILGLAVSKQARNQGIAKILIKKMEELVKENERKGITLTCKQDLVSFYEKCGFVNHGLSESQHGGVRWYNMVKLSEDLN; encoded by the coding sequence ATGATTTGTTTAAGAAATGTTCAAGCTGCAGATTTGGAACAGTTGTTACTTATTGAAAACGAAGGCTTTTCAAAAGAAGAAGCTGCCACGAAGGAAGCATTTAAGGAGAGAATTCAGTTAATACCTGATGCATTTATCGTGGCAATTCAGAAAGAGGAGATCCTGGGTTATATTAATGGACCTATTATAAATCAACCTTACATTACAGATGATCTTTTTGAGAAGATTAAAGAGAATCCGAATAAAGGAGGATATCAAAGTATACTAGGTTTGGCTGTTTCCAAACAGGCAAGAAATCAAGGGATTGCTAAAATATTAATTAAGAAAATGGAAGAGCTTGTAAAAGAAAATGAAAGAAAAGGAATTACTTTAACATGTAAACAGGACTTAGTTTCCTTTTATGAAAAATGTGGATTTGTTAACCATGGATTATCTGAATCGCAACATGGTGGTGTACGCTGGTATAATATGGTGAAATTAAGTGAGGATTTGAACTAG
- a CDS encoding TerC family protein produces the protein MDTALILEYLWVLIVLIGLEGILAADNALVIAIMVKHLPEDKRKKALFYGLAGAFVFRFGSLFIISFLVDVWQVQAIGALYLLFISLNHIFKKFVLRKGENKKIGDEKQGSGFWMTVLKVELADLAFAVDAILAAVAFAVALPETPLPQIGGLDGGQFLVILAGGIIGLVIMRFAANFFVGILHRKPGLETAAFLIVGWVGVKLAVYTLSHPDLAYLPKGFAKSAGWKITFWSVLLLIAVLGWFLSKERKVEEEST, from the coding sequence ATGGATACAGCTCTCATATTAGAATATCTTTGGGTTTTAATCGTCTTAATTGGTTTAGAAGGAATTTTGGCAGCTGATAATGCATTAGTCATTGCCATAATGGTTAAGCATTTACCTGAAGATAAGAGAAAGAAAGCATTGTTTTATGGATTAGCTGGTGCATTTGTTTTTAGATTTGGTTCCCTATTCATTATTTCCTTTTTAGTCGATGTATGGCAGGTTCAAGCAATTGGTGCCTTATATTTATTGTTCATCTCTCTTAACCACATTTTCAAGAAATTTGTGCTAAGAAAAGGAGAAAATAAGAAAATAGGCGATGAAAAACAAGGCTCTGGTTTTTGGATGACCGTACTAAAGGTAGAACTAGCAGATTTAGCATTTGCAGTAGACGCTATTCTAGCGGCAGTAGCTTTTGCCGTTGCATTACCAGAAACTCCATTACCTCAAATTGGAGGTTTGGATGGTGGACAATTTTTAGTCATTTTAGCTGGCGGAATCATCGGACTGGTTATTATGAGGTTTGCTGCTAATTTCTTTGTCGGTATTCTTCATAGAAAGCCTGGCCTTGAAACAGCTGCCTTTCTTATTGTAGGTTGGGTTGGCGTTAAACTAGCTGTTTATACTTTATCACATCCGGATTTAGCGTATTTACCAAAAGGATTTGCTAAATCTGCTGGATGGAAAATAACATTTTGGTCTGTTTTATTACTAATTGCCGTTCTAGGATGGTTTCTTTCAAAAGAGAGAAAAGTTGAAGAAGAGTCAACATAA
- a CDS encoding sensor domain-containing diguanylate cyclase: protein MNGKSLYYNPAARNMLGICEEDHHSHSVTDWWLTDLPKTEGIPIAIEKGHWKGEALISKQDGTKIPVSQMIVAHKSENGTVEFLSTIAHDITERKELEKVVYTQAHYDDLTNLPNRRYLHKKLTELMDSTGNKRFAMIFMDLDNFKDINDSLGHDSGDQLLKMIATKLEACVEDNDFVSRYGGDEFIIVLEIAHHNFKIKKIEEQIIKLFQQPFLIGGNTVKVTGSMGISIFPDDGTDFDILLKKADTAMYQIKKDGKKNLY, encoded by the coding sequence GTGAATGGTAAAAGTTTGTACTATAATCCAGCAGCACGTAACATGCTTGGAATTTGTGAAGAAGATCATCATAGTCATTCCGTAACAGACTGGTGGCTGACTGACTTACCCAAAACAGAGGGTATCCCCATCGCAATTGAAAAGGGTCATTGGAAAGGTGAAGCCTTAATTAGTAAACAAGATGGAACAAAAATACCCGTTTCACAAATGATTGTCGCCCATAAATCAGAAAATGGGACTGTTGAGTTTTTATCAACCATCGCACACGATATTACGGAAAGAAAAGAGCTTGAAAAGGTCGTTTATACACAAGCCCATTATGATGATCTAACTAATTTACCTAATAGAAGATATTTGCATAAAAAATTAACAGAATTAATGGATTCAACCGGTAATAAAAGATTTGCTATGATCTTTATGGACTTAGATAATTTTAAGGATATAAATGATAGCCTCGGTCATGATAGTGGAGATCAGTTATTAAAAATGATCGCAACCAAATTAGAGGCTTGTGTTGAGGATAATGATTTTGTTTCCCGTTACGGCGGAGATGAATTTATTATAGTGTTAGAAATTGCCCACCACAATTTTAAGATCAAAAAAATAGAAGAACAGATCATAAAGTTGTTTCAGCAACCATTTTTAATCGGAGGAAATACAGTAAAGGTCACTGGAAGTATGGGGATTAGCATCTTTCCAGATGACGGAACAGATTTTGATATACTCCTCAAAAAGGCAGATACAGCTATGTATCAGATAAAAAAAGATGGGAAGAAAAATCTTTATTAA
- a CDS encoding SpoIID/LytB domain-containing protein gives MKRIILLLLFVTIFLNQKETHASEILKVKLKNYIGDKEELTIQVKGRYTTMNGIEVISEEVEHILTIKKGSILLTNQNEKMSFDDSFVLIPDVYDEEHVITVNNKKYLGAMEFMIEDGKYIRPINQIPIEDYLKGVVPFEVYPSWKLETLKAQALAARTYTMTHMDKDMDDTIQYQVYGGYEWFEQASKAVEETKGEIITFDNKFHQCLLFC, from the coding sequence ATGAAACGTATAATCTTACTCTTACTATTTGTAACTATATTCTTAAATCAAAAAGAAACACATGCGAGTGAAATATTAAAGGTAAAGTTAAAAAATTACATAGGAGATAAAGAAGAGCTCACCATACAGGTCAAAGGTAGATATACAACAATGAATGGAATTGAAGTTATTAGTGAGGAAGTTGAACACATTTTAACCATCAAAAAAGGTTCCATTTTACTGACTAATCAAAACGAAAAAATGTCGTTTGATGATTCCTTCGTTTTGATACCAGATGTATATGATGAAGAGCATGTGATCACAGTGAATAACAAAAAGTACCTTGGTGCGATGGAATTTATGATAGAAGATGGTAAATACATCAGACCTATCAATCAAATTCCTATAGAGGATTATTTAAAAGGTGTTGTTCCATTTGAGGTGTATCCTTCGTGGAAACTAGAAACCTTAAAGGCGCAGGCACTTGCTGCTAGAACCTACACTATGACACATATGGACAAGGACATGGATGATACCATTCAATATCAAGTTTATGGTGGGTATGAATGGTTTGAACAAGCTTCAAAAGCGGTTGAAGAAACAAAAGGTGAAATTATTACATTTGATAATAAGTTCCATCAATGCTTATTATTCTGCTAG
- a CDS encoding PAS domain-containing protein has protein sequence MVDSTQNIVKPRSDEERFRILVEQVSDWIWEVDQYGIYTYASPKIYDILGYLPSEVIGKTPFDLMEPEEANRIAPIFEYHVANKLPISSLENINLHRDGHEVVLETSGSPIIDDNGNCIGYRGMDRDITLRKQNERKQQQLLEIIEASSRLHCHF, from the coding sequence ATGGTAGATTCCACACAAAATATAGTAAAACCTCGTTCTGATGAAGAGAGATTTCGTATTTTAGTAGAACAGGTTAGTGATTGGATTTGGGAAGTTGATCAATATGGTATATATACATATGCAAGTCCAAAAATATATGATATTTTAGGTTATTTACCTTCTGAAGTAATTGGTAAAACGCCTTTTGACTTGATGGAACCAGAGGAAGCAAATAGGATTGCACCGATATTTGAATATCATGTTGCAAATAAGCTTCCCATTTCTAGCTTAGAAAATATTAATCTACATCGTGATGGACATGAAGTTGTATTGGAAACAAGCGGTTCTCCTATTATTGATGATAACGGAAATTGTATTGGCTATAGAGGAATGGATCGAGATATTACGTTAAGAAAACAAAATGAACGCAAACAACAGCAGCTATTAGAAATTATAGAAGCGAGTTCTCGACTTCATTGCCACTTTTGA
- a CDS encoding CBO0543 family protein, whose translation MYLLLVIIVYIIFAYFFVDWKNWKSYYPTIQYFIICNLLYNVIFYNHTLWRYNAVTVEWLNHTLIDITFTFFIVPVVIMIYLRYYPKGKKQYLYIGIWIAYFTIIEYLFYKKGLFIYENNWNPFWSGVFNLILFTMVRIHYKRPLTALIVSIPIIAILLTLFHPSLNDLK comes from the coding sequence ATGTATTTATTATTAGTTATCATTGTTTATATTATATTTGCTTATTTCTTTGTTGATTGGAAAAACTGGAAAAGTTATTATCCAACAATTCAATACTTTATCATTTGTAATTTGTTATATAATGTCATTTTTTATAATCATACCCTATGGAGATATAATGCCGTAACTGTTGAATGGTTAAATCATACCTTAATAGATATTACTTTTACATTTTTCATTGTGCCAGTTGTTATTATGATTTATTTAAGATATTATCCTAAAGGGAAAAAACAATATTTATATATAGGAATATGGATTGCTTACTTTACAATCATTGAATACCTGTTTTATAAAAAGGGACTTTTTATTTACGAAAATAATTGGAACCCTTTCTGGTCTGGTGTTTTTAACTTGATTCTTTTTACGATGGTCCGAATCCATTATAAACGCCCTCTCACAGCATTAATCGTATCTATACCAATAATTGCAATTTTATTAACATTGTTCCACCCTTCCCTAAATGATTTAAAATAA
- a CDS encoding FusB/FusC family EF-G-binding protein, protein MTEKFIKNEHLNFIKKQVLLIKDSSKKNLPSSVFTSLKDLSNAKILDLIPNVSLDQQKILDLSQLKSDEEYQQYIQHLTEFLLPFPEITEQQLKKMFPKSKKLKLPDLSKVDLTQLTYLSWNDLRSNRKYIIYELDGELVGIECKVSSNPKTNICSLCKCAGEVSYFSAVTKAKKSNNPDYFRSIGNLICKDSSECNKKITNTHYLENIIRETLGM, encoded by the coding sequence ATGACTGAAAAATTTATAAAAAATGAACACTTAAATTTTATTAAAAAGCAGGTGCTTTTAATTAAAGATAGCTCCAAAAAGAATTTGCCTTCTTCGGTATTCACTTCTTTAAAGGACTTAAGTAATGCCAAAATTTTGGATCTAATTCCTAATGTTTCATTAGATCAACAAAAAATATTGGATTTATCCCAACTAAAATCTGACGAGGAATACCAACAGTATATTCAACATCTTACCGAGTTTTTGTTACCATTTCCTGAAATCACCGAGCAGCAACTGAAAAAAATGTTTCCAAAGAGTAAGAAGTTAAAGTTGCCTGATTTATCAAAAGTTGACCTTACTCAGTTAACCTATTTAAGTTGGAACGATTTAAGATCGAATAGAAAGTATATTATATATGAGCTCGACGGAGAATTGGTGGGTATCGAATGTAAAGTCTCTTCGAACCCTAAAACAAACATTTGTTCCTTGTGTAAATGTGCTGGAGAGGTTTCCTATTTTTCTGCTGTAACAAAAGCAAAAAAGTCTAACAATCCGGATTATTTTAGGTCTATTGGCAATCTTATTTGTAAAGACAGTAGTGAATGCAATAAAAAAATAACGAACACTCATTATCTGGAAAATATTATAAGAGAAACACTAGGAATGTGA
- a CDS encoding CD3324 family protein, giving the protein MKYMNANKVLPEKLIMEIQKYVQGETIYIPKPETKYQKWGMSSGGRQLLDLRNKAIRNSFNAGSSIQQLSEEYYLSVESIKKIVYSHKK; this is encoded by the coding sequence GTGAAATATATGAATGCAAATAAAGTTTTACCTGAAAAGCTAATTATGGAAATCCAGAAATATGTCCAAGGAGAAACCATTTATATTCCTAAGCCTGAAACGAAATATCAGAAATGGGGAATGTCAAGTGGTGGACGACAGTTGCTTGATCTGCGAAATAAAGCTATCAGAAATTCTTTTAATGCTGGCAGTAGCATTCAACAACTTTCGGAGGAATATTATCTTTCAGTTGAATCAATTAAAAAAATTGTGTATTCACATAAAAAGTAA
- a CDS encoding response regulator transcription factor, with translation MSDAKILIVEDEQKISRVLQLELEYEQYETEIANNGKDALRLMQEKEWDLVLLDIMIPELSGLEVLRRIRKMDESTPILLLTARDEVHDKVSGLDLGANDYITKPFQIEELLARIRVHLRTPQMPNNEKENKLSIGELQVDLDGREVKRGENVIELTRREFDLLVCLLRNKNIVMSREQLVEKVWGFEYFGETNVVDVYIRYLRKKIDKGYNTAYIITVRGVGYTIKDLYS, from the coding sequence ATGAGTGATGCCAAAATATTAATTGTAGAAGATGAACAAAAAATTAGTAGAGTATTGCAGCTTGAATTGGAATATGAACAATATGAAACGGAGATTGCTAACAATGGTAAAGATGCACTTCGCCTGATGCAGGAAAAAGAATGGGATCTTGTTTTATTGGATATTATGATTCCTGAATTAAGTGGCCTTGAAGTGCTTCGTAGGATAAGGAAAATGGATGAAAGCACCCCCATACTTTTATTAACAGCTAGAGATGAGGTACATGATAAAGTAAGCGGACTCGACTTAGGTGCAAATGATTATATTACAAAGCCATTTCAAATTGAGGAACTTTTAGCACGAATTCGAGTGCATCTCAGAACACCCCAAATGCCAAATAATGAGAAAGAGAACAAACTTTCTATTGGAGAGCTACAAGTTGATTTAGACGGACGAGAAGTCAAAAGAGGAGAAAACGTTATTGAGTTAACAAGAAGGGAATTTGATTTACTTGTCTGCTTATTAAGAAATAAGAATATTGTCATGTCAAGGGAACAACTTGTTGAAAAAGTATGGGGATTTGAGTATTTTGGAGAAACAAATGTAGTTGATGTATATATTCGCTATTTAAGGAAAAAAATCGATAAAGGTTATAACACAGCATATATTATAACGGTTCGTGGTGTAGGATATACAATAAAGGATCTATATTCATGA
- a CDS encoding sensor histidine kinase yields MKLKTKILLSSSLFMLGIILVVNLSIYYFFYKVSTNTELNELKLVINDITQALNENPNVDSSELLEAYLPANGMIRIILDSEVRMLEQTRSKDYTTLPWEFKQLESHELISKEEAPDIAVVEKPIIWRTGEHAGEIVTIQVSNHLVSLHETLRILFYVLTILSFIVLIPIFIGSSILSRFLLRPIQNLIKTMKDNMNYGKWQKIDIEYRSHDELHEMELTFNQMIDYLKTSYEKQEMFVSDASHELKTPIQIIKSYAQLVERRGNANPELVKESVLAIDSEADRMKKLVEQMLLLAKNKQLQPRLSVNIVNVMDDIINVIDSITEREISIEKSNDFILVKADQDQLKQLLYILMDNALKYSEKTIHVRIFKKATQAVVEVQDYGKGISQRDQERIFDRFYRVDKARNRDTGGTGLGLSIAKSIAEAHDGKLSVKSELNKGSTFIVSIPVLIED; encoded by the coding sequence ATGAAACTGAAAACGAAAATCTTACTTTCTTCAAGCTTATTTATGCTTGGGATTATATTGGTTGTGAACCTGTCAATCTACTATTTCTTTTATAAAGTGAGCACAAACACTGAACTGAACGAGCTAAAGCTGGTGATAAACGATATAACTCAGGCATTAAACGAAAATCCAAATGTGGATTCAAGTGAATTGTTAGAGGCATATCTTCCTGCAAACGGGATGATTCGGATTATTCTTGATAGTGAAGTACGAATGCTTGAGCAAACAAGATCTAAGGATTATACAACACTGCCTTGGGAATTCAAGCAGTTGGAATCACATGAATTGATTTCAAAGGAAGAAGCACCTGATATTGCAGTTGTTGAAAAGCCAATCATTTGGAGAACAGGAGAACATGCTGGTGAGATTGTAACCATTCAGGTTTCAAATCATCTTGTCTCATTACATGAAACATTAAGGATCTTATTTTATGTCCTAACCATCCTATCATTTATTGTATTAATTCCTATTTTTATTGGCAGTTCAATATTAAGCAGATTCTTGCTGCGACCTATACAAAACCTGATTAAAACGATGAAAGATAATATGAATTATGGGAAGTGGCAAAAAATTGATATAGAGTATCGTTCACACGATGAACTACATGAAATGGAACTAACCTTTAATCAGATGATTGATTATTTAAAAACAAGCTATGAAAAACAGGAAATGTTCGTCTCTGATGCATCACATGAATTAAAAACCCCCATTCAAATCATTAAGAGTTATGCACAGTTAGTAGAGCGTAGAGGAAATGCCAATCCTGAATTAGTTAAAGAATCAGTTCTTGCCATTGATTCTGAAGCCGACCGTATGAAGAAACTAGTCGAGCAAATGCTGTTACTGGCAAAAAATAAACAGCTGCAGCCAAGATTATCAGTTAATATCGTAAATGTAATGGATGATATCATAAACGTTATTGATAGCATAACAGAAAGAGAAATTTCCATTGAAAAAAGTAATGATTTTATACTAGTCAAAGCGGATCAAGATCAGCTAAAGCAATTGTTATACATATTAATGGATAATGCTTTAAAGTACAGTGAAAAAACCATTCATGTACGCATCTTTAAGAAAGCTACACAAGCCGTTGTAGAGGTTCAAGATTATGGAAAAGGAATCTCACAAAGAGATCAAGAACGTATTTTCGATCGTTTTTATCGAGTTGATAAAGCTCGAAACAGGGATACTGGTGGTACAGGATTGGGCCTTAGCATTGCAAAATCCATTGCAGAGGCTCATGATGGAAAACTATCTGTGAAAAGTGAACTTAATAAAGGCTCAACATTTATAGTGAGCATACCTGTTTTAATTGAAGATTGA
- a CDS encoding alpha/beta hydrolase family protein — MSRIIKIPYGKHSSQFGVLRIPDSKEPSRIIVLIHGGFWQSKYDLEENNPIAEDLTSRGYATWNIEYRRVGEEGGGWTGTFNDVIDAINYLSKLNKAYNLDLAKIDIIGHSAGGHLALWAVSRTSPVHSELNFNKLNVPIKKVLSLAGVTDLNNMWEYHEERGMKSVVAALMGGSPKEVGERYKVASPIELLPMSTHHVLVHGELDQHVPVELSKDYYLKAIEKGCYVNLVVLPNVEHFKIIDPSSIAWESVIDIVLDKEKPS; from the coding sequence ATGTCACGTATTATTAAAATACCCTATGGAAAACATTCGTCTCAATTTGGAGTGTTAAGAATCCCTGATAGCAAAGAACCATCCCGAATCATTGTCCTTATTCATGGGGGATTTTGGCAGTCGAAATATGATCTTGAAGAAAATAACCCTATTGCAGAAGACTTAACAAGTAGAGGATATGCCACATGGAATATTGAGTATCGAAGAGTAGGGGAAGAGGGTGGAGGTTGGACAGGTACTTTTAATGATGTCATTGACGCTATTAATTATTTGTCTAAGTTAAATAAAGCATACAATCTAGACTTAGCAAAAATAGATATTATCGGACATTCTGCTGGAGGTCATTTAGCACTTTGGGCTGTTTCTAGGACAAGTCCAGTTCATTCAGAACTAAATTTTAACAAATTAAATGTACCTATTAAGAAAGTGTTAAGCTTGGCTGGAGTAACAGACTTAAACAACATGTGGGAATATCATGAAGAAAGAGGGATGAAAAGTGTTGTCGCTGCGCTAATGGGTGGTTCACCAAAAGAGGTTGGTGAACGATATAAAGTCGCTTCTCCAATTGAGTTATTACCAATGAGCACACATCATGTTTTGGTTCATGGCGAGCTTGATCAACATGTACCAGTAGAATTAAGTAAAGACTATTATTTAAAAGCAATAGAAAAAGGATGTTATGTAAACTTAGTTGTTCTTCCGAATGTAGAACATTTCAAAATTATTGATCCTAGCTCAATAGCATGGGAGTCAGTAATTGATATAGTGTTAGATAAAGAGAAACCTTCATAA